Proteins encoded together in one Oceanobacillus iheyensis HTE831 window:
- a CDS encoding YuiB family protein — protein MVQLIVSVFLYFVIFFGIAFILNMLLRQTWLMAFLYPIVVILIIDNVGMAEYFTNTATAFNDLGTRLLDIAFADIVILIAGFIGTIVSGFVIKFLRKSGYQMF, from the coding sequence ATGGTTCAATTAATTGTTTCTGTATTTCTATATTTTGTTATCTTTTTTGGGATCGCATTCATATTAAATATGTTATTAAGACAAACCTGGTTAATGGCATTTTTATACCCAATAGTCGTTATACTCATTATAGATAATGTAGGAATGGCAGAATACTTCACAAATACTGCAACAGCATTTAATGATTTAGGGACAAGATTACTTGATATAGCATTTGCAGATATTGTCATTTTAATTGCTGGATTTATTGGTACAATCGTATCAGGGTTCGTTATTAAGTTTCTACGAAAAAGTGGCTATCAAATGTTTTAA
- a CDS encoding NAD(P)/FAD-dependent oxidoreductase, whose product MNKPHIVILGAGYGGMMAAARMQKLIHSNEAKITLVNKNDYHYQTTWLHENAAGTLHHDRSKIDIKEVIDRNRIKLILDEVVSIKREEKKVKLKNQELYYDILIVSLGFEPAIYGIPGLSEFAYSIKDINSARLIRERIEYNFALYTNENKPTDGRLNIVIGGGGLTGVEFAGELINRIPTICEEYDIEKNLVKVYLLEGRDCVLYGYDDSAVQYAMNSLQSRGVEIINDATVKACAEDSIIYEKGGSEHKISTKSVIWTAGTKANSIVERLNLSMEHGRVKVRNDLRSIEDDSIYLIGDCSLNYDENGNVLPSTAQIAMQQGEFIARNINAKIKGKEMAAFLPDVPGRITSLGSDDGIADMFSRNLFGWKAALLKRVADNWYLFKLGGIQLLMKKGKFNMFH is encoded by the coding sequence ATGAATAAACCGCATATCGTAATTTTAGGAGCGGGTTATGGGGGAATGATGGCTGCAGCAAGAATGCAAAAATTGATACATTCTAATGAGGCAAAAATTACATTAGTGAATAAAAATGATTACCATTACCAGACTACTTGGCTACATGAGAATGCAGCAGGAACACTTCATCATGATCGTTCTAAAATTGACATTAAAGAGGTAATTGATCGAAATCGTATAAAACTTATATTAGATGAAGTGGTCTCTATAAAGAGAGAAGAAAAAAAAGTGAAATTAAAAAATCAAGAACTTTACTATGATATTTTAATTGTAAGTCTAGGTTTTGAACCTGCCATATATGGAATTCCTGGTTTAAGTGAATTTGCGTATTCTATAAAAGATATTAACAGTGCTCGACTCATAAGAGAACGAATAGAATATAATTTTGCTCTATACACGAATGAAAATAAACCCACAGATGGACGATTAAATATTGTAATCGGTGGTGGTGGATTAACTGGTGTAGAATTTGCTGGTGAATTGATTAATCGTATTCCTACCATATGTGAAGAATATGATATTGAAAAAAATTTAGTTAAGGTGTATTTATTGGAAGGTAGAGACTGTGTACTTTATGGCTATGATGACTCTGCTGTTCAATATGCAATGAATTCGTTGCAATCTCGAGGGGTTGAAATTATAAATGATGCGACGGTAAAAGCTTGTGCAGAAGATTCGATTATTTATGAGAAGGGTGGATCGGAGCATAAAATTTCTACTAAATCAGTTATATGGACAGCAGGTACGAAAGCAAATAGTATAGTCGAGCGATTAAATCTTTCTATGGAACATGGTCGTGTTAAGGTACGTAATGATTTGCGTTCTATTGAAGACGATTCTATATATTTAATCGGTGACTGTTCCCTAAACTATGACGAAAATGGTAATGTGTTGCCTTCAACTGCACAGATCGCTATGCAACAAGGAGAATTTATTGCTAGAAACATTAATGCTAAGATTAAAGGGAAGGAAATGGCTGCATTCCTCCCTGATGTTCCAGGAAGGATAACATCCCTTGGGAGTGATGATGGAATAGCGGATATGTTTAGCAGGAATTTATTTGGATGGAAGGCTGCATTATTAAAGAGAGTCGCCGATAATTGGTATTTATTTAAATTGGGTGGCATCCAGCTATTAATGAAAAAAGGAAAATTTAATATGTTTCATTAG
- a CDS encoding 3D domain-containing protein: MKIKNWMKHVGMLSIICLSVLEITSVTNLFIPKHVKANPIELIPSSEGIIEQFKNVSLKPKELNVAKANQTLLSNDEIEGPSSIDEAIDLEQFPVHTVMATGYTAGIESTGKTAEHPEYGITFSGVQVKRDLYSTIAADLSVYPIGTILFIPDYGFGVVADKGSAITGNKIDLYYHTVDDVYEQWGKKEVDVYVIEMGDGTLTEETLLELNEDESMQVFRQQFN; encoded by the coding sequence ATGAAAATTAAAAATTGGATGAAACATGTAGGGATGTTATCTATTATTTGCTTATCTGTTTTGGAGATAACATCAGTTACAAATTTATTCATTCCAAAGCATGTGAAGGCAAATCCCATTGAACTCATTCCATCATCAGAAGGTATTATAGAACAGTTTAAAAATGTTAGCTTAAAACCTAAAGAACTTAACGTTGCAAAGGCAAATCAAACGCTTTTAAGTAATGATGAAATCGAAGGCCCTTCATCTATTGATGAGGCGATTGATTTAGAACAATTTCCTGTGCATACGGTAATGGCAACCGGTTATACAGCTGGGATTGAATCTACAGGTAAGACTGCTGAACACCCAGAATATGGGATTACTTTTTCTGGTGTTCAAGTGAAGCGAGACTTGTATTCTACTATTGCTGCTGATTTAAGTGTATATCCAATAGGAACAATTCTATTTATACCAGATTATGGATTTGGAGTTGTAGCTGATAAAGGAAGTGCTATAACGGGAAATAAAATTGATTTATATTATCATACTGTAGATGATGTGTATGAACAATGGGGAAAGAAAGAAGTAGACGTATATGTTATTGAAATGGGAGATGGAACATTAACAGAGGAAACTCTCCTCGAACTGAATGAAGATGAATCCATGCAAGTATTTCGTCAACAGTTTAATTAG